In Deinococcus psychrotolerans, a genomic segment contains:
- the mqnE gene encoding aminofutalosine synthase MqnE: protein MIQSRDPEMTPIIAKVEAGQRLSFKEGMVLFDTPDVNALMRLANLVRERQHGDKTYFVHSMRLEFTNICYVGCTFCAFAAHKGEERAWDYDADAVVEQVRAKYEPGLTELHMSSGHHPNRPWSFYPEMVSKLKANFPELQVKAFTAAEIEHLSKISKKPTLEVLRELQAAGLSAMPGGGAEIFADRVRKQVAKNKVKAEKWIQIHREAHSLNMRTNATMLYGHIETLEERLDHMDRLRKLQDETGGFHAFIPLAFQPMGNTLAQNLGKTDYTTGLDDLRNLAVARIYLDNFPHIKGYWVMIGSELTQVSLDWGVSDVDGTIVDEHIAHAAGATSPLGLSKERMINMIQQAGRLPVLRDAYYNELEVYPAQVEAAD from the coding sequence ATGATTCAGTCCCGTGACCCCGAAATGACCCCCATTATCGCCAAAGTGGAAGCGGGCCAGCGCCTGAGCTTCAAAGAGGGCATGGTGCTGTTTGACACGCCCGATGTGAACGCCCTGATGCGCCTGGCCAATCTGGTGCGCGAACGTCAGCACGGCGACAAAACTTACTTCGTCCACTCGATGCGCCTCGAATTCACCAACATCTGTTATGTCGGCTGCACTTTTTGCGCCTTCGCCGCCCACAAGGGTGAGGAGCGGGCCTGGGACTACGACGCCGACGCAGTGGTCGAGCAGGTGCGGGCCAAGTACGAGCCGGGCCTGACCGAGCTTCATATGTCCAGCGGCCACCACCCCAACCGCCCGTGGAGCTTTTACCCCGAGATGGTCAGCAAGCTCAAAGCCAACTTTCCCGAGTTACAGGTCAAGGCCTTTACGGCAGCCGAGATCGAGCACCTTTCCAAAATCAGCAAGAAACCCACGCTGGAAGTCTTGCGCGAGTTGCAAGCAGCGGGCCTGAGCGCCATGCCGGGCGGCGGGGCCGAGATTTTTGCCGACCGAGTCCGTAAGCAAGTCGCAAAAAACAAAGTCAAGGCCGAAAAGTGGATTCAAATTCACCGCGAAGCCCACTCTCTGAACATGAGAACCAACGCCACCATGCTTTACGGCCACATCGAAACCTTAGAAGAGCGGCTCGATCACATGGACAGGTTGCGCAAATTGCAAGATGAAACTGGCGGCTTCCACGCTTTCATTCCGCTGGCCTTTCAACCGATGGGCAACACGTTGGCGCAGAACCTGGGCAAGACCGATTACACCACCGGCTTAGACGATCTCAGGAACTTGGCGGTGGCCCGCATCTACCTCGACAATTTCCCGCACATCAAAGGCTATTGGGTGATGATCGGCAGTGAACTGACCCAAGTCAGCCTCGATTGGGGCGTCTCAGACGTGGACGGCACCATCGTGGATGAGCACATCGCCCACGCTGCTGGCGCGACCAGTCCGCTGGGCCTGAGCAAAGAGCGAATGATCAACATGATTCAGCAGGCCGGACGCTTGCCGGTGCTGCGCGACGCTTATTACAACGAATTAGAAGTTTATCCGGCGCAGGTCGAAGCGGCAGACTGA
- a CDS encoding nuclear transport factor 2 family protein produces the protein MDADTLPALAEVLALDDAWNRGYQSRDVGLLGGVLADDWLALFADGGVTTKLQLLAGVPSNPEAALSFERQTAQLYGDTAVVRGSLTANGQYVQSFLRIYARRAGRWQAVAVQVVP, from the coding sequence ATGGACGCCGATACTCTCCCCGCTTTGGCCGAGGTTTTGGCTTTGGATGACGCTTGGAACCGGGGCTACCAAAGCAGAGACGTCGGGCTGCTCGGCGGCGTACTGGCCGACGACTGGCTGGCCCTCTTCGCTGACGGCGGCGTTACCACCAAGCTCCAACTCCTCGCGGGCGTGCCGAGCAACCCCGAGGCGGCGCTGAGTTTCGAGCGCCAAACGGCTCAGCTGTACGGCGATACGGCGGTGGTACGCGGCAGCCTTACGGCCAACGGCCAATATGTTCAGAGCTTTTTGCGAATTTATGCCCGCCGCGCCGGTAGATGGCAAGCGGTGGCGGTGCAGGTCGTGCCTTGA
- a CDS encoding nuclear transport factor 2 family protein produces the protein MNAFSDGIAGLDDFLTLNAVLILDDAWNASYQSRDAQALSDLIADDWSGFLPDGQVISKAVLQRAITTYPEDVLVFRRQVAQLYGDTAITRGELSANGVHAQSYLRVYARRAGQWQAVAVQVVP, from the coding sequence TTGAACGCTTTCTCAGACGGTATTGCCGGTTTGGACGACTTTTTGACTCTCAATGCCGTACTGATTTTGGATGACGCTTGGAACGCTTCTTACCAAAGCCGGGACGCGCAAGCACTCAGCGATTTGATTGCCGACGATTGGTCAGGCTTTTTGCCGGACGGACAGGTGATCAGCAAAGCCGTGTTGCAGCGGGCCATCACCACTTATCCCGAAGACGTGCTGGTGTTTAGGCGTCAAGTCGCCCAACTCTACGGCGACACCGCTATCACGCGCGGAGAGCTGAGTGCCAATGGCGTTCACGCGCAGAGCTACTTGCGTGTCTACGCCCGCCGCGCCGGACAGTGGCAAGCCGTGGCCGTGCAAGTGGTGCCCTGA
- a CDS encoding trimeric intracellular cation channel family protein, with the protein MSDGSPFPYVDPAAIRTGLHYLDLAGIFAFSMSGALTAVRKRFDIFGVLVLGGVTAVGGGSIRDTLTGNALPLFLQDETYLWVALLGSLLAFSFGERLARFERTISFFDTIGLALFAASGALLGVRLGLGPLGVTFVGMLSGVGGGIIRDLLAAQVPEVMYRNDQLYATAAALGAIMVYFIHPYFGDLETQLLASALVVVVRWISRRGWVRLPVRRLPQSD; encoded by the coding sequence GTGTCTGACGGTTCTCCCTTTCCTTACGTTGACCCCGCCGCCATCCGCACGGGGCTGCATTACCTCGATTTGGCAGGCATCTTCGCCTTTTCCATGTCGGGGGCGCTGACAGCGGTTCGCAAGCGCTTTGATATTTTCGGCGTACTGGTGCTGGGCGGCGTCACGGCCGTCGGCGGCGGCAGCATTCGCGATACGTTGACTGGCAATGCGCTCCCCCTCTTTTTGCAAGATGAAACCTACCTGTGGGTGGCGCTGCTCGGCTCATTGCTGGCGTTTTCCTTCGGCGAGCGGTTGGCCCGTTTCGAGCGCACCATCAGCTTTTTTGACACCATCGGGCTGGCTTTATTTGCTGCCAGCGGCGCACTGCTCGGTGTGCGGCTGGGGCTGGGGCCACTGGGCGTGACCTTTGTGGGGATGCTCAGCGGAGTGGGCGGCGGCATTATCCGCGACCTCTTGGCGGCTCAAGTGCCGGAGGTAATGTACCGCAACGATCAGCTTTACGCCACTGCCGCCGCGCTGGGAGCCATCATGGTGTATTTTATTCACCCTTATTTTGGCGACCTCGAAACGCAACTTCTCGCCTCCGCGCTTGTCGTGGTGGTGCGCTGGATATCGCGCCGAGGCTGGGTGCGCTTGCCAGTGCGCCGTTTGCCGCAGAGCGATTAG
- a CDS encoding toxic anion resistance protein yields MSDNGNTLEALTPPETLKAPKAVPSIAPDQGRDMTPLSSEDKTRLDEMARAFVQDVTKLDAHGEGFKRKLDSVHALGMDEQRSAAQVSNRMLERPLRATKAGVFDEGSSIIKGLTDLRHTVEELDPSRGTPAKRFFGMLPGGKKVQSYIERYASAQDHLNAILDTLYRSQDELRKDNASIETEKVALWNVMQKLRQYAYVGQAVDDALTERLTVLEQTDPEKARMVREELLFAIRQRITDLLTQLAVSVQGYLALDLVRKNNLELVKGVDRATTTTISALRTAVLVSQALGTQQMVLEQVTALNTTTGNMIESTSNLLRTQSARIQEGAGSATVNVEQLQNAFKNVYAALDAISEYKVRALENFRQTTQILAKEVGTAQTYLDRERQQASQDIASELKFSETVVKEGELKL; encoded by the coding sequence ATGAGCGATAACGGCAATACCCTAGAGGCACTCACCCCGCCCGAAACCCTCAAAGCCCCCAAAGCGGTGCCGAGCATTGCCCCCGATCAGGGCCGCGACATGACGCCGCTGAGCAGTGAAGACAAGACCCGCCTAGACGAAATGGCCCGCGCCTTCGTACAGGACGTGACCAAGCTCGACGCGCACGGTGAAGGCTTTAAGCGCAAACTCGACTCGGTTCATGCGCTGGGCATGGACGAACAGCGTTCGGCGGCGCAGGTCAGCAACCGGATGCTGGAACGCCCCCTACGGGCCACCAAAGCGGGCGTGTTTGACGAAGGCTCCAGCATCATTAAAGGGCTGACCGATCTGCGCCACACCGTCGAAGAACTCGATCCCAGCCGGGGCACGCCCGCCAAGCGGTTTTTTGGCATGCTGCCCGGTGGCAAAAAAGTTCAGAGCTATATAGAGCGCTACGCCAGCGCCCAAGACCACCTCAACGCCATTCTGGACACGCTTTACCGCTCGCAAGACGAACTGCGAAAAGACAACGCCTCCATCGAAACCGAGAAAGTGGCGCTGTGGAATGTGATGCAAAAGCTGCGCCAATACGCTTACGTGGGCCAAGCCGTAGACGATGCCCTGACCGAGCGCCTCACCGTGCTGGAGCAGACCGATCCCGAAAAAGCCCGGATGGTGCGCGAGGAGTTGCTGTTTGCCATTCGCCAACGCATCACCGATCTGCTGACCCAGTTGGCCGTCAGCGTGCAGGGCTACTTGGCGCTCGATCTGGTACGCAAAAACAACTTGGAACTGGTCAAAGGCGTTGACCGTGCCACCACCACCACCATCAGCGCCCTGAGAACCGCCGTGCTGGTGTCGCAGGCGCTCGGCACGCAGCAGATGGTCTTGGAGCAGGTTACGGCGCTCAACACCACCACCGGCAACATGATCGAAAGCACCTCTAACTTGCTGCGTACCCAGTCGGCCCGCATTCAGGAAGGCGCGGGCAGCGCGACTGTCAATGTGGAACAGCTTCAGAACGCCTTCAAGAACGTTTACGCCGCGCTCGACGCCATCAGCGAATACAAAGTGCGAGCGCTGGAAAACTTCCGCCAGACCACCCAGATTCTGGCCAAGGAAGTCGGCACCGCCCAAACCTACCTCGACAGGGAGCGCCAGCAAGCCTCGCAGGACATAGCCAGCGAATTGAAGTTCAGCGAGACGGTGGTGAAGGAAGGCGAGCTGAAGCTGTAG
- a CDS encoding SanA/YdcF family protein, protein MTKPIKRLLRWLLVFAAALVLLVSVVNQWVSLSAQGRLYTSVSDIPARPVGVLLGTSKYLSGGGINPYYQYRIDAALSLYRAGKVSDLILSGDNAHRSYDEPTTMRRDLMAGGIPAQRLHRDYAGFRTLDSVVRANKVFGQGRFTVISQRFHNERAIYLARAHGLDAIGFDARDVEGTGGARVKFREGLARVSAVMDVLFGREPKFLGDPEVIGSPKTQ, encoded by the coding sequence TTGACCAAGCCAATCAAACGGCTGCTCCGTTGGCTGTTGGTCTTCGCCGCCGCGTTGGTGCTGCTCGTTTCGGTGGTCAACCAGTGGGTTAGCCTGAGCGCTCAGGGGCGGCTTTACACTTCCGTCAGCGACATTCCGGCGCGGCCTGTCGGCGTGCTGCTGGGCACCAGCAAGTATCTCAGCGGTGGCGGGATCAATCCGTATTACCAATACCGCATTGACGCGGCGCTGAGTCTTTACCGAGCAGGCAAGGTCAGCGACCTGATTTTGTCGGGTGACAACGCCCACCGCAGCTACGACGAGCCCACCACCATGCGCCGCGATTTGATGGCAGGCGGCATTCCGGCCCAGCGTCTGCACCGCGATTACGCCGGATTCCGTACCCTCGATTCGGTCGTGCGGGCCAACAAAGTGTTTGGGCAAGGCCGTTTCACGGTGATTTCGCAGCGCTTTCACAACGAGCGGGCCATCTATTTGGCACGGGCGCACGGCCTAGACGCCATCGGCTTTGACGCCCGTGACGTGGAGGGCACGGGCGGCGCGAGGGTCAAGTTCCGCGAAGGGCTGGCCCGTGTTTCTGCCGTAATGGATGTGCTGTTTGGCCGCGAGCCAAAGTTTCTGGGCGACCCCGAGGTGATTGGCAGCCCAAAGACGCAGTGA
- a CDS encoding single-stranded-DNA-specific exonuclease RecJ has product MAEFEVSPMLAQVLFARQLRRHHLEPVLTLTPNAGLLEAAQRLVLAIKAGKRIRIHGDYDADGVSATATLVWGLREVGANVHGFIPHRLNEGYGVHPDRVTEHAEAADVLVTVDCGVTNLEEVRSLLSLGVEVIVTDHHSPGPDFPKCLVVHPKLTQDYDPALHNLTGAGVAYHLLWAIYNELGLPAPLHLTPLATLGTVADVAPLVGENRALVVAGLAEFERTELPGVRALMNGKKTVTARDVGFVLAPRINAAGRMGEAEVALALLTTTQKLEAEKIAIYLEIKNAERRVIQDKMFKEALTLADPEDPALVITHDDWHPGVMGIVASKLLETHYKPVYIVAQGKGSVRSTPGISAVQGLYYSEKLLKRFGGHPGAAGFSLDMDNFPAFRDSIHAYARQFPRPLPSVRLDAPLPAACADLDFAAEIRRFEPFGEGHRPPLWHLRDILESAKLIGQDKKTLSFKVGGVRGIKYSEGRTRSGPHDFAINLNRNEWNGRENAEFFGEALRSPAPLSLAGEPDAGPLLERLDPKTAMGHLKTGAAVYASGEVAAYLQSNVPSLMFLTDAADLPGVEFTSEVVLYALPPEDTLRRWLAQGKVSFAWGPKTLGELEGHTLGRRAVLSGLDYTEPGARERAAEIYRRLQWAHLYRSLDDEGFSRAVRAMLGLRVNLTAGDQTEAKDKTWAAD; this is encoded by the coding sequence ATGGCCGAGTTTGAAGTCTCGCCGATGCTGGCTCAGGTGCTGTTTGCCCGCCAGCTTCGCCGCCATCACCTTGAGCCAGTCTTGACGCTGACGCCCAACGCGGGCTTGCTGGAAGCGGCTCAGCGCCTCGTGTTGGCTATTAAGGCCGGCAAACGCATTCGCATTCACGGCGATTACGACGCCGATGGGGTAAGCGCCACGGCCACGCTGGTCTGGGGGCTGCGCGAGGTGGGCGCGAATGTTCACGGCTTTATTCCGCACCGCCTCAACGAAGGCTACGGCGTTCACCCTGACCGCGTCACGGAGCATGCCGAGGCTGCTGACGTGCTGGTGACGGTGGACTGCGGCGTGACCAACTTGGAAGAAGTCAGGAGCCTGCTCTCTCTCGGCGTGGAAGTGATTGTCACCGACCACCACTCGCCGGGGCCAGACTTTCCCAAGTGCTTGGTGGTGCATCCCAAGCTGACGCAGGATTACGACCCGGCCCTGCACAACCTGACTGGCGCGGGCGTGGCTTATCACTTGCTGTGGGCCATCTACAACGAACTGGGCCTCCCCGCGCCCCTGCACCTCACCCCGCTGGCGACCCTCGGCACGGTGGCGGACGTGGCCCCGCTGGTGGGCGAGAACCGCGCTCTGGTGGTGGCGGGCCTGGCTGAGTTCGAGCGCACCGAATTGCCCGGTGTGCGGGCGTTGATGAACGGTAAAAAAACCGTGACGGCCCGCGACGTGGGCTTTGTGCTGGCTCCCCGCATCAACGCGGCGGGCCGGATGGGGGAAGCGGAAGTGGCTTTGGCGCTGCTGACCACCACCCAAAAACTCGAAGCCGAGAAGATTGCCATTTACCTGGAAATCAAAAATGCTGAGCGCCGCGTCATTCAGGACAAGATGTTCAAAGAAGCCCTGACGCTGGCCGACCCCGAAGACCCGGCGCTGGTGATTACCCACGACGATTGGCACCCCGGCGTGATGGGCATTGTCGCCAGCAAGCTCTTAGAAACGCACTACAAGCCGGTCTACATCGTGGCGCAGGGCAAAGGCTCGGTTCGCAGCACGCCGGGCATCTCGGCGGTGCAGGGGTTGTACTACTCGGAGAAGCTGCTCAAACGCTTCGGCGGTCATCCGGGCGCGGCGGGGTTCTCGCTGGATATGGACAACTTCCCTGCCTTCCGCGACAGCATTCACGCCTACGCCCGCCAGTTTCCCCGCCCGCTGCCGAGTGTGCGGCTCGACGCGCCGCTGCCCGCTGCCTGCGCCGACCTCGACTTTGCGGCTGAAATTAGGCGCTTCGAGCCGTTTGGTGAAGGCCACCGGCCGCCGCTGTGGCATTTGCGCGACATCTTGGAAAGCGCCAAGCTGATCGGCCAAGACAAAAAGACACTGAGTTTCAAAGTGGGCGGCGTACGCGGCATCAAGTACAGCGAGGGCCGCACCCGTTCGGGGCCGCATGACTTTGCGATCAACCTCAACCGCAACGAGTGGAATGGCCGCGAGAACGCCGAGTTTTTCGGTGAGGCATTGCGCTCGCCTGCCCCTCTGAGCTTGGCGGGTGAGCCGGACGCTGGCCCCTTACTGGAACGTCTAGATCCCAAAACGGCGATGGGCCACCTCAAAACCGGCGCGGCGGTCTACGCCTCGGGCGAGGTGGCCGCTTACCTGCAAAGCAATGTCCCCAGCTTGATGTTTCTGACTGACGCCGCCGATTTACCGGGCGTTGAATTCACAAGTGAGGTCGTCCTCTACGCCCTGCCGCCTGAAGACACCCTGCGGCGCTGGCTGGCACAGGGCAAAGTCTCGTTCGCGTGGGGGCCAAAGACGCTGGGCGAGTTGGAAGGCCACACGCTGGGCCGCCGCGCCGTGCTGAGCGGCCTCGATTACACCGAACCCGGAGCGCGGGAGCGGGCCGCCGAGATTTACCGCCGCTTGCAGTGGGCGCACCTTTACCGCTCGCTGGACGACGAAGGCTTTTCGCGGGCGGTGCGGGCCATGCTGGGCCTGAGGGTAAACCTTACTGCGGGCGACCAAACAGAAGCCAAAGACAAGACATGGGCCGCCGATTGA